Proteins encoded by one window of Planktothrix tepida PCC 9214:
- a CDS encoding type I restriction-modification system subunit M N-terminal domain-containing protein, producing MLPLIVLRRLDAVLEPTKQAVLEAKKKYEVTLQGEAFEKAIAKVAIAENRQQPLYNLSKYPSSVSLRNQQVIKSRVIHSENKIEIDXLSFSLWCA from the coding sequence ATGTTACCTTTGATTGTATTGCGGCGTTTAGATGCGGTCTTAGAACCTACAAAACAAGCGGTTTTAGAGGCGAAAAAAAAATATGAGGTGACCTTACAGGGGGAGGCGTTTGAAAAAGCGATCGCTAAGGTTGCTATTGCAGAAAATCGTCAACAACCGTTATATAATTTAAGTAAATATCCCTCTTCTGTCAGTCTCCGAAATCAACAAGTCATAAAAAGTAGAGTTATCCATTCGGAAAATAAGATTGAAATTGATTANCTGAGTTTCTCGTTGTGGTGCGCCTGA
- a CDS encoding XdhC family protein yields MIIQFYQQLIQVLYEGAVVVATVTRVIGSVPRELGAKMIICEDGRTFNTIGGGAGEAKVIQQAREVLKTGEKQWVDIDLSGAPQRETQXINFNLIFRMDNSTFYDLLISETDRRGIFT; encoded by the coding sequence ATGATTATTCAATTTTATCAACAACTGATTCAGGTTTTATATGAAGGTGCTGTGGTCGTTGCAACCGTAACCCGTGTTATCGGTTCAGTCCCTAGAGAACTGGGGGCAAAAATGATCATTTGTGAGGATGGTCGCACGTTTAATACTATTGGCGGAGGTGCAGGAGAAGCAAAAGTTATTCAGCAAGCTAGAGAGGTTTTAAAAACCGGAGAAAAACAATGGGTTGATATCGATTTATCAGGCGCACCACAACGAGAAACTCAGNTAATCAATTTCAATCTTATTTTCCGAATGGATAACTCTACTTTTTATGACTTGTTGATTTCGGAGACTGACAGAAGAGGGATATTTACTTAA
- the xdhB gene encoding xanthine dehydrogenase molybdopterin binding subunit gives MKDNPKSKSHESAINHVSGKAIYTDDQRLPSGMLYLWPVLSSYAKAKILKIDTANLNHIPGFVTLLTADDIPGINNTGTIKHDEVLLPHDEVNYWGQPVVWVVAETEIAAQKAAEMIKIDYEVLTPILTIQDAILNNSVHGDTNIMRRGNLTTALQKSDFILTGNIEIQGQDHFYLETQVAWVIPNLEDGYQVYSSTQHPSETQAIISEVLGIPRNQIVVTCLRMGGGFGGKETQANPIAAIAALAAKKTGCPARVRLKRDQDMITTGKRHPFLAQYQVGFNSDGQLLALDIDLYSDGGWSVDLSFPIMQRAMFHIDNCYYIPNLEVRGQVVKTNKVSNTAFRGFGGPQGMAIIEQIIDKIARKLSLPPETIRERNFYHGEGETNTTHYGQEIVDNRIVRVWEEVKQKSNFESRKLEIEQFNQNHDYQKRGLAMTPVKFGISFTKTEYNQAGALILIYQDGSIQLNHGGTEMGQGLQTKMLQVASQALGVNIKRFRIMPTSTDKVPNTSATAASSGSDLNGQAVKNACEILKQRLAEVAAKVLNLDEPQDLIFEEDWIYCQSYPRYKIAFDEVVKQAYNQRVSLSATGYYRTPNIDYDPKLGKGRPFYYYAYGAAVSEVEIDGFTGTFKLRQVDIVQDVGESLNPLIDIGQIEGGFVQGMGWLTMEELVWDEQGRLKTFAPSTYKIPTIKEIPKNFNVHLLKRAAQDGVIYGSKAVGEPPFMLAISVREAIRDAIAAFGHTDSIFLASPATPEVILNAIEQVQLKSVNSLEH, from the coding sequence ATGAAAGACAATCCTAAATCCAAATCCCATGAAAGTGCCATTAATCATGTTAGTGGAAAAGCAATTTATACCGATGACCAACGACTCCCAAGCGGAATGTTATATTTATGGCCAGTTTTATCTTCCTATGCTAAAGCAAAAATATTAAAAATTGATACTGCAAATCTGAATCATATTCCGGGGTTTGTTACCCTTTTAACGGCTGATGATATCCCTGGAATCAATAACACGGGAACTATTAAGCATGATGAGGTTTTATTACCCCATGATGAAGTTAACTATTGGGGTCAACCTGTGGTTTGGGTCGTTGCAGAAACAGAAATTGCAGCCCAAAAAGCAGCAGAAATGATTAAAATTGACTATGAAGTCTTAACCCCAATTTTAACGATTCAAGATGCTATCCTAAATAATAGCGTTCATGGCGATACAAATATAATGCGTCGAGGAAACCTCACAACTGCTTTACAAAAATCTGATTTTATTTTAACGGGGAATATTGAAATACAAGGTCAAGATCATTTTTATTTAGAAACACAAGTTGCTTGGGTAATTCCTAATCTTGAAGACGGTTATCAAGTTTATTCTTCTACTCAACATCCCAGCGAAACTCAAGCCATTATTTCAGAAGTTTTAGGGATTCCTCGTAATCAAATTGTTGTCACTTGTTTAAGGATGGGAGGAGGGTTTGGAGGGAAAGAAACCCAAGCGAACCCCATCGCAGCTATTGCCGCTTTAGCAGCTAAAAAAACCGGATGTCCGGCGAGAGTTCGACTCAAACGAGATCAAGATATGATTACCACCGGAAAACGACATCCTTTTTTAGCCCAATATCAAGTTGGATTTAACTCAGACGGTCAACTTTTAGCCTTAGATATTGATTTATATTCCGATGGCGGTTGGAGTGTCGATTTATCCTTTCCCATCATGCAACGGGCAATGTTTCATATTGATAATTGTTATTATATTCCTAACTTGGAAGTTCGGGGACAAGTGGTAAAAACGAATAAAGTTTCTAATACAGCTTTTCGGGGATTTGGGGGGCCACAGGGGATGGCAATTATTGAACAGATTATCGATAAAATTGCGCGTAAATTAAGTTTACCGCCTGAAACCATCCGAGAACGTAATTTTTATCACGGAGAAGGGGAAACTAATACCACCCATTACGGTCAAGAAATTGTTGATAATCGAATTGTACGAGTTTGGGAAGAAGTCAAACAAAAATCAAATTTTGAATCTCGAAAACTAGAAATTGAACAATTTAATCAAAATCATGATTATCAAAAACGAGGGTTAGCGATGACTCCGGTTAAATTTGGGATTTCTTTTACTAAAACCGAATATAATCAGGCGGGAGCTTTAATATTAATTTACCAGGATGGCAGTATTCAACTCAATCATGGCGGCACAGAAATGGGGCAGGGTTTACAAACGAAAATGTTACAAGTTGCATCACAAGCTTTAGGGGTGAATATTAAACGATTTAGAATCATGCCCACCAGTACGGATAAAGTTCCCAATACCTCAGCAACGGCGGCTTCTAGTGGTTCAGATTTGAACGGTCAAGCGGTTAAAAATGCCTGTGAAATCCTAAAACAACGATTAGCAGAAGTCGCTGCAAAAGTATTAAATCTTGATGAACCTCAAGATTTAATTTTTGAGGAAGATTGGATTTATTGTCAAAGTTATCCCCGTTATAAAATAGCCTTTGATGAAGTAGTTAAACAAGCTTATAATCAACGAGTGAGTTTATCGGCAACGGGCTATTATCGTACCCCAAATATTGATTATGATCCTAAACTGGGCAAGGGTAGACCTTTTTATTATTATGCTTATGGGGCGGCTGTCAGTGAGGTAGAAATTGATGGGTTTACGGGAACGTTTAAACTGCGTCAAGTGGATATTGTACAGGATGTGGGAGAATCGTTAAATCCTTTAATTGATATTGGGCAAATAGAGGGGGGTTTTGTGCAAGGAATGGGATGGTTAACGATGGAAGAATTAGTTTGGGATGAACAGGGAAGATTGAAAACTTTTGCCCCCAGTACCTATAAAATTCCCACTATTAAAGAAATTCCTAAAAACTTTAACGTTCATTTATTAAAACGGGCTGCCCAGGATGGCGTAATTTATGGTAGTAAAGCCGTCGGAGAACCTCCTTTTATGTTAGCAATATCGGTGCGGGAAGCAATTCGAGATGCAATTGCAGCCTTTGGTCATACTGATTCTATTTTTTTAGCTTCTCCAGCCACACCAGAAGTGATTTTAAATGCTATTGAACAGGTACAATTAAAGTCAGTAAACTCCTTGGAACATTGA